In the Polyangiaceae bacterium genome, one interval contains:
- a CDS encoding DNA mismatch repair protein MutS yields MSDSEATKVAELYRDARKRHEAEAERIAARSRLVSNLRGLTFGVFVVAALWGLFGGAPQTGGLLSLAALVVFFVLITVHARILAREDTERRHALVNEHAEKRVTGRFRELPEDGSALKPVGHLYADDLDVFGPGSLFQRMSTAHTTLGKRTLATWLGGPATTDAILARQDAVRELAPQLDLRQRLEALALFAVLDPSARKPGQLKRAPDPEPFVAWAESEPTLLTNTALVWASRILPVFTTAALAGLIWLGTPAWWFTLPLLAQLFLLTKTREATARAFNAVSTSEGAFSRYGAMLSLVEGLDVKAALLSELKAELVTKGMPPSQAMRRLGRAVGWFELRHNGLVHPFANALLLWDVHCVLMLEGWQRDSGKATRRWLTRLGELEALASFAAFRHDEGTTCFPEIVSTAGTFRAESLAHPLLKRDERIANDVTLASGGEALLVTGSNMSGKSTMLRAMGLAAVMGLAGAPVCASSLQLSRLAVRTSIRVSDSLERGVSHFYAEVEKLAAVMRSTSGELPVFFLLDEILHGTNSRERQVGARWVLAQMLQHGASGAISTHDMELCRLPDELMAHVQLVHFRESVQDGKMTFDYKLRQGPVTSGNALRVMQLAGLDVPLE; encoded by the coding sequence ATGAGCGATTCTGAAGCGACGAAGGTTGCGGAGCTGTATCGCGACGCCCGCAAACGTCACGAGGCCGAGGCTGAGCGCATCGCCGCGCGCTCCCGCTTGGTGTCGAACCTGCGCGGGCTGACCTTTGGCGTCTTCGTCGTCGCGGCGCTGTGGGGTCTGTTCGGGGGCGCACCGCAGACCGGCGGCCTGCTGTCCCTCGCCGCCTTGGTGGTGTTCTTCGTACTGATCACCGTGCACGCGCGCATCCTGGCCCGCGAAGACACGGAGCGGCGTCACGCCTTGGTCAACGAGCACGCGGAGAAACGCGTGACCGGCCGCTTTCGCGAGCTGCCTGAAGACGGAAGTGCGCTCAAACCCGTCGGCCACCTCTACGCCGACGACCTGGACGTGTTCGGGCCGGGCTCCTTGTTTCAGCGCATGAGCACTGCCCACACCACCCTGGGCAAGCGCACCTTGGCGACTTGGCTGGGTGGCCCCGCCACGACCGACGCCATCCTGGCGCGCCAAGACGCAGTCCGTGAGCTCGCACCACAGCTCGACCTGCGACAGCGCTTGGAAGCCCTCGCGCTCTTTGCAGTGTTGGATCCGAGCGCACGCAAACCAGGGCAGCTCAAACGCGCGCCGGATCCCGAACCCTTCGTGGCCTGGGCGGAGAGCGAGCCCACGCTGCTCACGAACACCGCATTGGTTTGGGCCAGCCGCATCTTGCCGGTGTTCACGACGGCGGCCCTGGCGGGCTTGATCTGGCTGGGAACGCCCGCGTGGTGGTTCACCCTGCCGCTCTTGGCGCAGCTGTTCTTGTTGACGAAGACGCGGGAAGCGACGGCCCGAGCCTTCAACGCCGTGTCCACCTCCGAAGGCGCGTTCTCGCGCTACGGCGCGATGCTGAGCTTGGTGGAAGGCCTGGACGTGAAGGCCGCTCTGCTGAGCGAACTCAAGGCAGAGCTGGTGACGAAGGGCATGCCGCCGTCCCAAGCCATGCGCCGCTTGGGCCGAGCGGTGGGTTGGTTCGAGTTGCGTCACAACGGCTTGGTGCATCCCTTCGCCAACGCGCTGCTGCTGTGGGACGTGCACTGCGTGCTGATGTTGGAAGGGTGGCAGCGCGACAGCGGTAAGGCCACGCGTCGCTGGCTCACGCGCCTGGGCGAGCTGGAAGCACTGGCGTCTTTCGCGGCGTTTCGTCACGATGAGGGCACGACGTGCTTTCCCGAGATCGTCTCGACGGCGGGAACCTTTCGCGCCGAGTCGCTCGCGCATCCCCTGCTGAAGCGTGACGAACGCATCGCCAACGACGTGACCCTGGCCAGCGGTGGCGAAGCGCTATTGGTCACGGGCTCCAACATGTCCGGCAAGAGCACCATGCTGCGCGCCATGGGCTTGGCGGCAGTGATGGGCCTCGCGGGCGCCCCGGTGTGTGCGTCGTCTTTGCAGCTGTCGCGCCTGGCCGTGCGCACCAGCATTCGCGTCAGCGACTCTTTGGAGCGCGGGGTCAGCCACTTCTACGCCGAGGTCGAGAAGCTGGCCGCAGTGATGCGCTCGACGAGCGGCGAGCTACCGGTGTTCTTCCTGCTCGACGAGATCTTGCACGGCACCAATTCCCGCGAGCGTCAGGTCGGCGCGCGCTGGGTGCTCGCACAAATGCTGCAGCACGGCGCGTCCGGCGCCATCTCCACCCACGACATGGAACTCTGCCGGCTGCCCGACGAACTGATGGCGCACGTGCAACTGGTGCACTTCCGCGAGAGCGTCCAAGACGGCAAGATGACCTTCGACTACAAGCTCCGCCAAGGCCCCGTCACCTCGGGCAACGCCCTACGCGTGATGCAGCTAGCCGGCCTCGACGTGCCGTTGGAGTGA
- a CDS encoding Rpn family recombination-promoting nuclease/putative transposase: protein MRTLHDSLFRLVFSNPEHAEGELRVLLPASIVQCIDWSTLEKLPVSFVEEELSNKRADVAFSVMLSGRKAFLYLLMEHQSKPDRWMPFRLLVYMVKLWQDFLHKEPAAKRLPVIVPMVVHHSKEGWTSAMHFEDLLDMDGAEREALQPLSPRFTYLLDDLSAAQAEDLRGRVMTSVARLTLICMSRARLEQDFLPLLEGCAALLQDAAATRNGVTLLASLVRYILSISDTRPEGVHQLFRQLGPKVEEAFMTGAQILRAEGKAEGKAEGRAEGKAEGKAEGKAEVVLKLLILKFGPLSAEDVSLVEHSSVEQLDVLAERILTMSTLDEVFGR, encoded by the coding sequence ATGCGCACGCTGCATGACTCGCTGTTCCGGTTGGTGTTCTCGAATCCCGAGCACGCCGAGGGCGAGTTGCGCGTGCTCTTGCCCGCAAGCATCGTGCAGTGCATCGACTGGAGTACCTTGGAGAAGCTCCCCGTGAGCTTCGTCGAGGAAGAGCTGTCCAACAAGCGAGCGGACGTTGCGTTTTCGGTGATGCTCTCGGGGCGCAAGGCGTTTCTCTACTTGCTCATGGAGCACCAGAGTAAGCCCGACCGATGGATGCCATTTCGTTTGCTGGTCTACATGGTCAAGCTCTGGCAGGACTTCCTTCACAAGGAACCAGCGGCGAAGCGCCTACCCGTCATCGTGCCCATGGTGGTGCACCACAGCAAGGAGGGCTGGACTTCGGCTATGCACTTCGAGGACCTGCTCGACATGGATGGAGCGGAGCGCGAAGCACTTCAGCCGCTGAGCCCGCGTTTCACCTACCTGTTGGACGACCTCTCGGCCGCTCAGGCCGAGGATCTACGCGGACGGGTAATGACTTCGGTCGCGCGCCTGACCCTGATCTGCATGAGCCGAGCGCGTCTGGAGCAGGATTTCCTGCCCTTGCTGGAGGGTTGCGCGGCATTGCTGCAAGACGCCGCGGCTACCCGCAACGGGGTGACGTTGCTCGCGTCCTTGGTGCGCTATATCCTATCCATCAGCGATACCCGACCCGAGGGAGTGCACCAGCTTTTCAGGCAGCTGGGTCCAAAGGTGGAGGAAGCATTCATGACCGGAGCACAGATTCTAAGAGCAGAAGGCAAAGCTGAGGGCAAGGCAGAAGGCAGAGCAGAAGGCAAAGCAGAAGGCAAAGCAGAAGGCAAAGCAGAAGTCGTGCTCAAGCTGCTGATCCTCAAGTTTGGCCCGTTGTCCGCCGAGGATGTGTCGCTGGTGGAGCACAGCTCAGTCGAGCAACTCGATGTCCTCGCCGAGCGCATTCTGACCATGAGCACGCTGGACGAGGTATTCGGTCGCTAG
- a CDS encoding recombinase family protein has product MSDARIGDHHRARKAILYVRQSSQHQVEHHQESRRLQYLMQQRLESLGWRDVDVVDDDLGQSGASSSTRTGFQRMIAEVCQGDVGAVAAREISRFARNNKDWHHLVELCRMFDTLLIDQDVVYDPQRANDRLLLGVKGSLSEYELDLLRVRAHEARHQKAARGELSIRLPVGYVHADNGIEKDPDQRVQRAVTLVFTKFLELNSARQVMLWLLKHDLELPVGVIGHGGDAVLWKRASQRRVQNILTNPMYAGVYAYGKTSTVTDARGGQPRRRIVARPRSEWSVLLQNHHEAYLSWDVWERIQEVLRGNSYRFCSPNVGAIKRGPALLVGLLRCRRCGSRMRVAYCGRGDVPRYTCDRSALRASDVRCISFGGKDVDAQVSDETLRVLEPAAIDVALLAADEVSNSHDGLIAMIETELKEARYVADRACRRYEAVDPLNRLVADELETRWNAALVRVGELEQRIEVERSRKRPQIVTSREEFLRLASDLSAVWNDPKADVRLKKRIVRTLINEIIVDPDDQANEIVLTIHWAGGVHTELRVRRRRRGLSRETPENIVDAIRSLARVCGDEMIAGLLNKNGVLTANGNRWTQGSVGGIRRRNNIPGNTAARRTANGWLTLKSAAAQLGIAPLTLRRAAERGEIAADHPLANGPWIFTQESIEDPKIEALIAAIKGARKGEKPLPGQRKLLLFDT; this is encoded by the coding sequence ATGAGTGACGCGAGGATCGGCGACCATCATCGCGCTCGAAAAGCCATCCTGTACGTTCGACAATCCTCACAGCATCAGGTTGAACACCACCAGGAAAGCCGACGACTTCAGTACTTGATGCAGCAGCGCCTGGAGTCACTTGGATGGCGCGATGTGGATGTGGTCGACGACGACCTCGGTCAGTCCGGAGCTTCATCGTCGACGCGCACGGGATTCCAGCGGATGATCGCCGAAGTCTGTCAAGGCGATGTTGGCGCGGTCGCTGCGCGCGAGATCTCTCGCTTCGCGCGCAACAACAAGGACTGGCATCACCTTGTCGAACTCTGCCGGATGTTTGACACGTTGCTTATCGATCAGGATGTCGTTTACGATCCGCAGCGAGCGAATGACCGACTGTTGCTCGGAGTGAAGGGAAGCTTGAGCGAGTACGAGCTGGACTTGCTGCGGGTCAGGGCCCACGAAGCCCGCCACCAGAAGGCGGCACGCGGCGAGCTTTCTATTCGGCTGCCTGTTGGCTACGTACACGCGGACAACGGGATTGAGAAGGACCCTGACCAACGCGTCCAGCGAGCAGTCACGTTGGTGTTCACGAAGTTCCTCGAGTTGAACAGCGCACGTCAGGTGATGCTGTGGTTGCTGAAGCACGACCTCGAACTACCCGTCGGAGTCATTGGGCACGGTGGCGACGCGGTGCTCTGGAAGCGCGCGTCACAGCGGAGGGTGCAGAACATTCTAACGAACCCGATGTACGCGGGCGTGTACGCCTACGGCAAGACGTCGACGGTGACGGATGCCCGAGGGGGACAGCCGAGGCGGCGGATCGTTGCCCGGCCGCGGAGCGAGTGGTCGGTCTTGCTCCAGAACCATCACGAGGCATACCTGAGCTGGGACGTCTGGGAGCGGATTCAGGAAGTGCTCAGGGGAAACAGCTACCGGTTTTGCAGTCCGAACGTGGGCGCGATCAAGCGGGGGCCGGCACTGCTCGTCGGATTGCTACGATGCAGACGCTGTGGCAGTAGGATGCGCGTGGCGTACTGCGGACGCGGTGATGTTCCACGGTACACGTGCGACCGCTCTGCGTTGCGAGCAAGTGACGTGCGATGCATCTCGTTCGGCGGCAAGGACGTTGATGCTCAGGTGTCCGATGAAACCTTGCGCGTCCTGGAACCTGCCGCAATCGATGTTGCTCTGCTCGCGGCCGATGAGGTGAGCAACTCGCACGACGGTCTGATCGCCATGATCGAGACCGAGCTGAAAGAGGCGCGCTATGTCGCGGATCGTGCGTGCCGGCGTTACGAAGCAGTCGACCCACTGAATCGCCTCGTCGCAGATGAGCTGGAGACTCGGTGGAACGCTGCCCTGGTGCGTGTCGGCGAACTCGAGCAACGCATCGAAGTCGAGCGCTCGAGGAAGCGTCCGCAGATAGTGACGAGTCGCGAGGAGTTTCTGCGCTTGGCGAGTGACCTCAGCGCGGTTTGGAACGACCCGAAAGCCGACGTGCGCCTCAAGAAGCGCATCGTGCGTACATTGATCAACGAGATCATCGTCGACCCCGACGATCAGGCAAACGAGATTGTCCTCACGATCCACTGGGCCGGAGGCGTGCACACGGAGCTTCGAGTACGACGACGCCGACGTGGCCTTTCGCGCGAAACGCCCGAGAACATCGTCGATGCGATACGCAGTCTCGCGCGAGTATGCGGGGACGAAATGATCGCTGGATTGCTCAACAAGAATGGCGTCCTCACCGCCAACGGCAACCGTTGGACCCAGGGTAGCGTCGGCGGGATCCGACGGCGCAACAATATTCCCGGCAACACCGCCGCCAGACGCACCGCAAACGGGTGGCTCACGCTGAAGAGCGCAGCGGCTCAGCTCGGCATTGCACCGCTGACTCTCCGCCGCGCAGCCGAGCGGGGAGAGATCGCGGCAGACCACCCACTCGCAAACGGGCCTTGGATCTTCACGCAAGAATCGATCGAAGACCCGAAGATCGAAGCGCTCATCGCGGCCATCAAGGGCGCCCGAAAGGGCGAAAAACCTCTGCCGGGCCAACGCAAGCTCCTATTATTCGACACTTAG